CAACTGAATGACGCCCAGCGCGATATTTTGACCCAGGCGATGGTTTCGCTCAAGCCACGGGCCAAGACGCTTAATGAAATTGCGGAGGGAGCAGAGTTTCTGTTCAAATCTTGCCCGCTCGATTTTGACGAGAAGGCATCGGCTCTGCTAGACGTCTCTGCGCGCGCGCTGCTGGTAAAGACAGCCGACGCTCTCTCCCCCGTCCAGTCCTGGACGGTTGAAGCGATCGATGAAGTGATACGCCGCGTGGCAGAGGATGCGGGACTTGGCCTGGGCAAGGTGGCGCAGCCGCTCCGTGCGGCGCTCACCGGGCGCACGGTCTCGCCGGGTATTTTTGATGTCCTCTTCCTTCTGGGGAAAGAGGAAAGCTTGAAGCGACTGACCGCCGCAGGGCACGCGGTGGCCGGTTGACGGCAGTTAAGGAGAAAAACATGTCGGATAATAATGCCAGTTTGACCGTTGGCGGAGAGGCCAAGGACTATGCCATTCTGGATGGCACCATGGGTCCCCAGGTCATCGACGTTCGCAAGCTCTACGCCAACACCGGCATGTTCACCTATGATCCCGGCTTCACCTCGACCGCGAGCTGCGATTCGGGCCTGACCTATATCGACGGCGACGCCGGCGTGCTGCTGCATCGCGGCTATCCGATCGGCCAACTGGCCGAACAGTCCAGCTTTATGGAAGTCTGCTACCTGCTGCTGAACGGCGAACTGCCGTCCAAGGCCGAGCTGGAAGACTTCACCAACACCATCACGCGCCACACCATGGTGCATGAGCAGCTGACCGCCTTCTTCCGTGGCTTCCGTCGCGACGCCCATCCGATGGCGATCATGGTCGGCGTCGTCGGCGCGCTGTCGGCCTTCTATCATGACTCGACCGACATCAACGATCCGGAACAGCGCCGCATCGCCAGCCACCGCCTGATCGCCAAGATGCCGACGATCGCCGCGATGGCGCACAAATATTCGGTGGGCCAGCCCTTCGTCTATCCGCGCAACGATCTGAGCTATACCGCCAATTTCCTGCGCATGACCTTCTCGGTCCCGGCCGAGGAATATGAGCCCGATCCGGTGATCGTGGACGCGATGGACAAGATCTTCATCCTCCATGCCGACCATGAACAGAATGCCTCGACCTCGACCGTGCGCCTCGCCGGTTCGTCGGGCGCCAATCCGTTCGCCTGCATCGCGGCCGGCATCGCCTGCCTGTGGGGTCCGGCCCATGGCGGCGCGAACGAAGCCGCGCTCAACATGCTGCGCGAAATCGGCACCGTCGATCGCATCCCGGAATATATTGCCCGCGCCAAAAACAAGGACGATCCGTTCCGCCTGATGGGCTTTGGCCATCGCGTCTACAAAAATTACGATCCGCGCGCGACCGTGATGCAGAAGACCGCGAAGGACGTGCTGGAGAAGCTGGGCGTCAACGACCCGATCTTCGACGTCGCCAAGGAACTGGAGCAGATCGCGCTCAACGATCCTTATTTCATCGAGAAGAAACTCTACCCGAATGTCGACTTCTATTCGGGCGTGATCCTCTCGGCGATCGGCTTCCCGACCGAAATGTTCACCGTGCTCTTCGCCCTCGCCCGCACCGTCGGCTGGGTCGCGCAGTGGAACGAAATGATTTCGGACCCAGCGCAGAAGATCGGCCGTCCGCGCCAGCTCTACACCGGCCCGACCGAACGGGATTATGTCCCGGTCGACAAGCGCTAAGACGCCAGATCAGAGACAAGAGGAACGGCGCCCGATCGGGCGCCGTTTTTCGTTGGGGCTGCGCCAGCCCATCGGCATGGCCCCGGGCCGCGCGGCGACCGACGCCGATCAGCCCTTGGCGGGCAGGGACAGGATGAAGCGCGCGCCCTCGCCAGGCGTACCGCCAATGGCGATATCGCCGCCCATTGCCCTGGCTAGCCGGCGCGAAATATACAGGCCCAGTCCGCTCCCCCCCGGATCGTCCCGGCCCAGGCGCTCGAATTTCTCGAAAATCCGTTCCCGATCGTCGATCGCGATTCCCGGCCCCTGGTCGATCACCGCGATCCGCGCCTGGCCATGCTCCCGCTCGACAGCGATCCGCACTTGCGATCCTTCGGGCGAATAGCGGATCGCATTGCCGATCAGATTGACCAATATCTGCAGCACGCGCCGGAATTCGCCCATGGCAAGCAGGATTGCCTCGGCTTCGGGCGTGTGAATCATGATCTGCCGGTCCAGTGCCTTGACGCCCAGCAGGCCGGCCGCACGCCGGCCCAGGTCAGCCAGGTCCACCTCTTCGGAAATCACCGTAAAATCGGGGCGATCGATCGCCTGCAGGTCCGCAAGATCGTCCACCAGCGCCATCAGGTGACGGCCCGCCGCCGCAATATCGCCGGCATAGCCGGCATAGTCCGGCCGCAACGGCCCTTCCAGTTGCGCACTGATGGTATCGGCATTGGCGATGATGCGGCCAAGCGGCTGACGCAGCGATCGGTCAAGCCGCTTGCCAAATTCCGCCGGGTATAATGTCAGCAACGCATTGTCCGCCAGTGGCGGCGCGCTTGCCCGTTCGATCGGGCAAGCCTTGCCGCGATAGCCGACCAGATGGCCGGCCAGGTCGAACAGGGGAAACCCCGACAAGCGCACCTCGCTGTCCGGATCGCTGGCCAGCGCCGCAATCTGTTCGCGAAACGCGCGCCGCTGCGTAAAGCCGCGCAGGATGGCCATATCGCCCTCCTCATCGGCCAACAGTTGAAAATATCCGGAAAAACGGCTTCCGGGCAGCGGCGGGTCGACCGGCAGGGCACTTTGCGGGTCGGTCCCGGCCAATACCATCTGGAACCGTAACTGCGTATCGATCTGCCACGTCCAGCCATCGGCAAGCGCAGCCAGGTCCGCCTCGCGCCGGCCATTGTCGCTGCCTGCGATCACCGATGTCCGTTCGTGCCAGTCCACGACGGACAAGGATATGGTCGGCCCATCCGGTCCGTCATCCGCCCTCGCCCGAACCCACATGTCGATGTCGCCGCGCTCGGCCGCCGCGACGATGGGGCGCGACACGGTCACGCCCAGCCGGGCCGTCAGCCGGACGATCGCCGCCAGTTGGGGAATGGCCAATGGCCCATACAGGTCCCCTCCCGCCTCCTGCTGCAGGGCGAGCAACGGCGGATCTGCACTCAAAAGAGTGCCGTCCCCCCTGGCCGTCGCCCGGACAATGGCAGGATGGATCGACATATTCACCCGGCCGTCACGTGTCGCAGATGATCGAGCTTGGCGCGGAAAGCCGCCGGCGCGCGCAAGGCGCGGACGACGGCATCGGCATGATGGTCGGATAACGCCTGATACTGATCCGCTTCCCGCACGATCGCGGCATCGGACAGGCCGGGGCGGATCGGTCGCAAGGCCAGCAACAATTGGCGATAATCGCTACCCGAACCGCCCAATGCCCGGCACAGCGTCGCGATTTGCCCAACCGGCCCCGTCACCAATATGTCGATGACTTGCACAGTCGCCAGCCGCAGCCGTCGTGCGGCCAGCGCAGCGAACAGCAGAAAACGCCGCTGCCCCAGGGCCGCGCCCAGCAATTCTGCGCTATCCGCCCCGTCGCCCAGGCGACGCACCAACTGGTCCGCTGCCGCAATGGGTCCAGTCGCTTCGTCATGGCCCGCCAGCAAGGCCCAGCCGGCGCGCTCGAACATGCCCATGACCACATCATCGGGTTGCAGCGCCGCACGCTGCACCACCGCCGCCAGGCAAGCCGCGGCGGTCCAGAGCAGTTCGGCAAAATGTTCGGCCGGCAGGTCGGGGCGCATCGGCTGCTGTTCTCCACCCGTCGCAAGCCATTGCCCTTCCGCCAGCGACAACGCAATTACCGCATCGCCGATCTCGGGATCGTCGGGCGAGAGAATCGCATCGACCTCCGGGTCCTCAGGCCGTGGACCATCGGGATGGCCCACCTGGCGCAGCAACAGGCTGATGCCGGCGCGCATCTGCATATGCGCCAGCAGTGCCGGCCCCAGCAGCGTCGGCTGGGCACAGATGGTCGGCCAACATATCGGGTCGGGCCAGCGGGCCAATATGGCTGCCACCGCCGGCTCTCCCGCCAGCGCAATGCGCAGCGCCGCCTCGATCGCGGTCAGACATCCCCCCAGGTGCCGCCGCGTCTCCGCGATCAGCGCATCGTGGCGCGAGCGCTCCTCGAACGGAAAGAAGAAAGCCAGATCGATGGCATGTCCGACCGGCACGGCAGACATGCCGGCCATGACATGTGCCATCGGCCAGCTGTCCGTCATTATGGATCCGGCAAGGAACGGGTGGGCACTCATGGCGGGCAGCATAGCCACACGTCCTTAAAATGCACTAAACCCTGTCGAGGAAAATCAGCGTTCGCGGCGCAAAAGAATGATTGCCCCTGCCGACGCGA
The sequence above is drawn from the Sphingobium sp. AP49 genome and encodes:
- a CDS encoding citrate synthase, whose amino-acid sequence is MSDNNASLTVGGEAKDYAILDGTMGPQVIDVRKLYANTGMFTYDPGFTSTASCDSGLTYIDGDAGVLLHRGYPIGQLAEQSSFMEVCYLLLNGELPSKAELEDFTNTITRHTMVHEQLTAFFRGFRRDAHPMAIMVGVVGALSAFYHDSTDINDPEQRRIASHRLIAKMPTIAAMAHKYSVGQPFVYPRNDLSYTANFLRMTFSVPAEEYEPDPVIVDAMDKIFILHADHEQNASTSTVRLAGSSGANPFACIAAGIACLWGPAHGGANEAALNMLREIGTVDRIPEYIARAKNKDDPFRLMGFGHRVYKNYDPRATVMQKTAKDVLEKLGVNDPIFDVAKELEQIALNDPYFIEKKLYPNVDFYSGVILSAIGFPTEMFTVLFALARTVGWVAQWNEMISDPAQKIGRPRQLYTGPTERDYVPVDKR
- a CDS encoding HAMP domain-containing sensor histidine kinase, whose protein sequence is MNMSIHPAIVRATARGDGTLLSADPPLLALQQEAGGDLYGPLAIPQLAAIVRLTARLGVTVSRPIVAAAERGDIDMWVRARADDGPDGPTISLSVVDWHERTSVIAGSDNGRREADLAALADGWTWQIDTQLRFQMVLAGTDPQSALPVDPPLPGSRFSGYFQLLADEEGDMAILRGFTQRRAFREQIAALASDPDSEVRLSGFPLFDLAGHLVGYRGKACPIERASAPPLADNALLTLYPAEFGKRLDRSLRQPLGRIIANADTISAQLEGPLRPDYAGYAGDIAAAGRHLMALVDDLADLQAIDRPDFTVISEEVDLADLGRRAAGLLGVKALDRQIMIHTPEAEAILLAMGEFRRVLQILVNLIGNAIRYSPEGSQVRIAVEREHGQARIAVIDQGPGIAIDDRERIFEKFERLGRDDPGGSGLGLYISRRLARAMGGDIAIGGTPGEGARFILSLPAKG
- a CDS encoding DUF2336 domain-containing protein; translated protein: MTDSWPMAHVMAGMSAVPVGHAIDLAFFFPFEERSRHDALIAETRRHLGGCLTAIEAALRIALAGEPAVAAILARWPDPICWPTICAQPTLLGPALLAHMQMRAGISLLLRQVGHPDGPRPEDPEVDAILSPDDPEIGDAVIALSLAEGQWLATGGEQQPMRPDLPAEHFAELLWTAAACLAAVVQRAALQPDDVVMGMFERAGWALLAGHDEATGPIAAADQLVRRLGDGADSAELLGAALGQRRFLLFAALAARRLRLATVQVIDILVTGPVGQIATLCRALGGSGSDYRQLLLALRPIRPGLSDAAIVREADQYQALSDHHADAVVRALRAPAAFRAKLDHLRHVTAG